Sequence from the Rutidosis leptorrhynchoides isolate AG116_Rl617_1_P2 chromosome 3, CSIRO_AGI_Rlap_v1, whole genome shotgun sequence genome:
ATAGGATGAAAGGGAGGGTGGAGGCCTGGCGGATCCTGAACGGGTTGCTGCCATCGGCGCCCAGGTGGTATGATGGCTAGGCGGCTCTGCAGACTCTACTCTTGGGAGCACTCTTATAGAGTTATAGTGCCGTTTAAATTAAGATCGAGGAGTTCGTTGAGTTCTAAAAGTGGTGATACATAATACTGTACAAATTTATACCGGTGAGTTTTGACATTGGTGTACGCTGAATTCTGCATGCATTACAATTTGACTTTACGTTTTTTTGCTGACAAAACTTAAAACACAAGTAAATTTGGTCTGACTTCTTACCCAGACATGTCTATGCAAATCATAAAAGTACTGGAACACCAGCATCCACAGGTACTCTTTGTCTACATGCTACATGTGGTGCCATTAATTAACTccattattaatttaataatttttatacttttaagtTGCTCTACCTTTTTCTTATACTTTTGATTTTGCAAAATAAGCTTATCAACTCAAAAGTATTAAAGATAATTTTGGATCTGTTTAATGAAACTAACTTATAATTGGAACTGCAAGCTTGTAGTGAAGAGAACTTATTTTTTTATAACTGTATCATTAACTAGTTGTAGTTCAAACTTACACATACTAATTACTCCACATAGAAGAATAAATTATAAAGAAAATAAGATACACAAAATACATGAGAAATTTAGTGGTAAAATATTAGGAAAATAGGTTGATATAAACCAGAAAATGAATAAGGTTATCTCTGTTTATGTTAGGGCTGAGCAATTTTACTGTTTTGTAATATAACCGGATTATCTAACCAGTGGCCATTTTAGTCATTATTCATCCACTTCAAAATGTGCTACTAGTAAAATTTAAACATAATATCTTACGCAAGTAAATATAAACAAATAATTTACACAAGTAGAATTTTACTCTTTGTCCACTTCAAAATGTTCGGTTCATTCATTCCATTTTTTTCGTCGTTGAGTCTTCTGTAGGCTTGATGTTGTTGCCGGCATTGTTGACTTAGTTGACTTCGGCAAATAGGCCTCGGGTTAGATATTCTTGGGTTGCCCGGTGATTTGTTTGAATTTGCGGTTTCTGCAGGGTGAAGATGCAGGTTTGAATACGGGGTCAGGTTTATGTGTATGTTTTTAAGCTTAGGTTTGGTGGTCTTGCTTATTTGTAATTTCAATTGTAATTCCAATGTGCTCACTATGTATTCAATGTAGTCGTTCATTCTTCTTAGAACGAACAGGGCGATGGTCTATGTGTTTTGGTCGTCTGTGACCATTTACTTTCACTACAGGTCGTCGCGATCTGCCCACTGTTGTACCACCAGATCCTCCGgtctattatatacatacatattaatatttttttggaaaaaaaatgtatacagagaaaagaaaaaaaaaagtaaaaacaagttaatTGAAGATGGAATAAAATTGGAATTAACCAAACACAGAAGGTTTCGGCAATCCCACTGCATATGCCAGATTCATGAAATTGACAtttcaattccatcactaaatgcTAGCTTCTATAGCAATTCAGATCTTTCATCTTTCTTTATATAGTACAAATCCTACTACTACAACTGTCATGCAAATGTCTATTGACATAACAGAAACCCACAAGTCACATACTCCACTACTCAACATATGTTCATCATCAAAGTACAATCTTTATTACACGATTTACAACTCATTACCACAAACAACAACAACTACTTAAATTAACTAATTCCACTTCATTACATGCATGCCCTAGCTAGTTCATACACTGCCATCAATTATTCAATTAACAAAGAATTGCTACTTGAAAAGCTAACCCTAATTAAGTTGATGTGAAATTGACTTGATTATTAATTGGGGTAATTTATAGGTGTTGTAGGGAAGAGTTGTAGGGTTTTGGGTGGTACTCTTGTGCAATGTGGACTTGTGCTCTCCATCATCATCACTCTCATGAGTGAACAATCACACATCAGCTTCATGCAACTGCTCTGATCTACATTCCATTCCTTCACCATATTTTTGCAGCTTGAGTTGTTATCATCAATATTAATATTCTGATGAACAATAATTACAcaattatttttaaaaaatttaaatgctaaaaataTAGATATCTACATGCCTatcaaggtatatatattttaacaagtATATTGTTTTAGATAAAAGTAATATTTGCAGGTAAacattttttagaaaaattataCATTATTCTTGCAGTTACAGATTACCATCATtttaattaaagtttaattttGCATGTTTGGTTTGATTTTTTGTTATACTTACAATTCCAGCATGTTTGTATATTTTTgtttattaacatataatatttccaAATAGGTGTAGTGAATTAGTTAAATTCAATTTATTAATAACTATCACAACAATATGTAATCATCAGCTAAAACATGCATAcaatatcaaaaaccctaattaagGTCCGAACTGATCATAACATATATTTACATGAAggaatgctatatgtaaaaaaaaaaattacaaaagaaGTTTTCACAAAACAAAGTGTAAATATTCGACCTTTTGCCTTAAAAAAATTGGGACATACCAGTAGTACGTATTAAGTTATTTACGTTATATAATACATAATTCTATTTGTAAAAAGTTGTTTATAATTAGTCACATTATACAATTAACCAAGAGGACCAAGGTTAATTACCTGAATTAGTAAAGGATGATGATCATAAGGTGCATTATAAGGAGGATGAAGACGTTGGTGTTGATACATTGCCATAAGTTTTTTCCGAAttttttgtcgatctctagctttATGATTTTGAAACCAATAAAAAACATTTTTGCCTTGTATTTTTCCATAAAGAGATAGCCTTGCAGTTATTTGTTGTATTTGAGTTGCTGTTGGTGTTTTCACACCTCCTCTATACATTCCTTCTAACAACATCACTTGCTCCGGTGTCGGACACCACCTGCTGCCGCTGCCGCCACCACCACTGCTAATTGATGATCGTGACACTGACATCAGTCTCCGGCTgaattgactttttttttttatattgtaagTTGTTATGTTGATTAGGGCGTTGGAGTGATGAAGAGGTATTTATTGAGGGAATTGAaggatttatttatttaatttgattaTGTCATCGTCACCCTCTTGTTGGTTGTACTTTTTTgaaaagataaaagaaattaaatattatattaatttttttttttttttgaacggcaggtTAGAGGTTAGTCGCACACGCACGCACTCGGAGGAAACCACGACCCTTGACCCTTCCATGCGGAGCCAGGTCAGGAATTCGGGGAAAACCCCCGCCGCAATCGAGACTCGAACCCGGGTCTCTCTCACAAGCAGGTAAACCTGCTACCACTGAGGCAAGATGCCTGtggcattaaatattatattattattatttattatggaaTGGAGTATAAAAGTTAAATGGATGGATGGATTAGAGATGCAGTCGTGCTAACAATTTATATTATTTTCTTTGCCTAAGAATTGTTCTGGGATCACAATCAAGGTTGTTGGATTATTCAgactatttatatttttattattaatactcttTGTCCCAATTTTATTACCTATTTATTTCCATATTTGTATATGTTTTACTCTCACCTTTAGGGTATACTTGGCAAGGGGGAATGAAAGGTaagaaatgataatgataatgattaatttTGCTTGGTACATTATCACGAAATGAATCATTGGTGATTAATGGGTAGTGACGCATTACTCCTTAAAAATGAGGGTTATGGATATATAATGAGTTAATGACTATATCAATAATAACTGCCTTCACTTTCCTTTTAGAGCACACGGTGTCTGAAGGTCGATTTCACCATCGACCAAGGACACCGAGGAAATATGGATACCAGTTCAGCCACCATCTATTTTTAATGTCTCCCACCCGACGGTGGGTttgcttcttcttctttttttgttttttctttttaagtTACTCAATTTTCTTATTGGTCCACACTTTGAAATTGACACCGAAATAGACACCGAACGACACCCCACTTTAATCAATTTCAAGGTCCATTTTCGACACTGAAATGGACCTTGGCAAAGAGACACGAACACCTCGTGCTCTTATCTTCTAATAATACGTACCTGAACTGCATTTTATATTTTTTCTTAGAATATTAAAATTAGGTTTCATCACATCTCTTCTCAAATCAACTCGTCTCTCTCAATTTATCAAGTTATGTTACAAACTGATAAAGAATCTAAACAACAAGTAAATAAACATTTAGGATCTattatatcttttttttttctttactaATCATCATTTTCTATTTACTTTTacttatctatagtttctattatattgctaaaatgatgatgtcattattaggctaattcctttgttaagaaaaaattaaaaagaaaaagaaaaaaaatctaagcatggtgggtgatgtcattaatctaaataattttgaattaaaattaaatattattaattaattattattattaaatcttattaataattattttaattattaaaattaaatagttaaattattttaattaattattttgaattgagtacgagaaggtgtAAAAGTTAGGCAGAATGAAACCAATTTTacatttatattttgatttacacttttaaataaaatgacaaccaatattatctcttatgattggatgtggattgttaaatatgcattttaggtgttttgataaaatgttcagctgacgagttttttAGTTGGAttatgtggttccacgggttataaaactaaataactttagcatttacgttcacttaatacctatcattaaactgtttcatttaaacaaacccgtaatttcacgggtcatttcactagttactaCTATAAAGGATTTTGAATTCTTTTAAATTATCCACTATAAGAACTCCATCAAGTATTTTTTGTTTATGTAATGTTTAGACCTCATGGTGCTATGGTCCCTTGGTACCATGTTGTCTGGTTTGCTCAATGTGTCCCAAAACATTCGTTCTTGGTATGGTTACTTGTTGGTGAAAAGCTTAAGACTCAAGACAAGTTAAAGGCGTGGGAAATATCGGATGACTCATTGTTAGTTTGCACCTTATACAAAAAACAATTAACTCACACAACCACCTTTTCTTTAAGTGCTCATATTCTCAATATGTATGGAAAAAAGTTACTGATCTATCTGATACTTTAGTCGCATGTAATAATTGAAGGGATGTGATCAATAGGTTGAGTCCTATGGCACATAGAAAAACTGCAAGAAGTGTGGTCGCTAACTTGTTATTTGGTGCATCCGTTTACTTCTTATGGCAAGATAGAAATAACAAGCATTTCAAAGGTAAGTCGTGTACCTCAACTATTAGATTGAAATTgctttcgttgaagtttaaagactCGGAGCAAGTGAGGAAGCTAAAAGACAGGTGGAAGATCCCATAATAGTTTTATGTTTGCTAGTTTGTTTTGTGGTGGTTATTGAGGTCTCTTTAGTCCTTGTGGTTCGATGCTAATTTCGGCTTCTAGTTCTTTGGCTTCCAGGCTTGTTGCCTGAAATCGTTTAGTACTTTATGTATATTCTTTCATTAATAAAATTCACTGGGTGAAACCCTTTACTCAAAAAATTGTTTATTCTGAGTTGTGATTATGAACTTATTATGATGAGGAGATAAAATTTAAATGTTACCAAGCACTAGTAATGGAATGATGATACTCATTTCCATTCCAATGTATTCCTATTATATTCTCATTGTTATTACCATTGCCATTCCTTCAAAGGAACCAAGCGCACCCTTAATTATTACTGTAAGAATATAAAGAGGAAGATTGATTGACTAACATATAATATAATGATTGTACTACTAGAATGTTTCTGATTTAACACTATCAATGAAACTCATTAACTTTGAGATTGTGAATTTAAATCATGGACGACAAAAGAGTGTTTTTATGTTTGttgttccaaatatatatataattgttattgttatactTTTCTTAGAGTGTATATATTGTTATTGTGAACATTTAAAAACAAACAAAGGACATTTAGTCTAATAATGATATTGAATTCTAATGATATCAAAGTAACTCATTAAATTTGAGGTTGTGAATTTGAGTTTCAAAGTGGACTATTCGTGGTACAAATGTGTCTTTCTgtgattctaaaaaaaaaaaaaaaattgaaatgcaAGGGCATAATTCTTAATAGACAAAATTATGTTATTGGTCCTTGTGATTTGTTTCAAATTGCATGAATGTCCTTAACGTTTTTAGTTGGTTGATCTGATATCTACATATGCACCAAATTGCTGCAATAGAAATGAGGAGAATCTAATTCTCCTTGTATTCTGTATATGAATTGATAGAATCTATCCATTTCGACATGCACACGCAAAAAGAAAAATAAGGAAAAATCACTTATATCCAAATCCATTTTAAACGTCAAATCTTCAAATTTGTGACAAATGAGAACAAAACATGATCAATAGTTTCATCAACCGAGGAACAAATAGTGCAGGCCATGAACTCCAAGTTAACACTGTTGGGAAAAtgaaaatctgatgagtcaaaagcatgctagagtctggagatttagagtctgaagttgcagactctgatgtTTACTGAAGTCAACGGTTTGAGATTTTTTGATGCCTAAGCTaaggaatattctggagatatgtttaaagtttaagaagatttgttttgattcggttttatctccagaagattaactttagagttatttgcatattagtttagtttttaagtttatctttaccttatttatagctaagttgttttggaaaccaaatctttagttttggtgtttatctgtataaatagggtcGTATGGTTTGCTTTGAACTTGTATCTTTGCACGATCAACATTATCAATTTTATATTtcattatcgtgttctctcaattcttgcactaataattcttatttattgtttaattgagagtctggtgttcatagttcaattactgtgaactattaactggtatcagagcgggaaaggTGTAAATCCAATTCTTGGTAATCTTTTAAAACGATCCATATTTTCATTAAaatgtctaccagtaccattccaacccctgtcatggctggaaaaggtgtgccaatattCGATGGCACAGATTTTGCAACTTGGAAGTTGAAAGTCCTATGGTTTTTAGGATCTATTCATGAAGAAGCTGAACAAGTTCTCACAACAGGACCCATTATTCCTGGTGCAATGGTTGATGCTGTTCCTGCCGCAGATATtgttgctgcacaacctgcttATTTTCGTGAAACCCCAAGAGAAAGGTGGTCTGAGGCAGAAGCCATAAAATTCAAACTTGATAGCAAGATAAGGAGTATTATTGGAAATGTTGTTACTGTTCCAATTCTAAGAAAGATCagtcatgccaagactgctaaagctatgtgggatctgttacttaatgactatgaaggagtcactattgttaagactcagaagaaaaagaatctgattagatgttatgaaaattttgctgctcagcctaaagaatctttgagtgatgttcattcaagatttcaggttctgataaatgatcttgaaagtgttggggtagagaaaacacaacaagtgttgtgtcaaaagttcattgaactgttaccttcaaactttgaatctgTGATTACATCTATGGTAATCAGTGAAAAGATAGATAACTATGAGTTAAGTGAATTGTTTGGCATACTGTCAAACTTTGAGGAAACACAACTAAAGAACAAGATAAATGCTAAGAAAACtgctaaagatccagaagctgcattggtggctaccacaaagaagaataagcaattgttctctagttactctagcaaggttgaatctgaaagtgatgaaacttctgatgatgatagtgattctgatgaagatgaggagattAAAGATCTGGAAGATCAGTTGGCTCTTctgactcaaaggattgagcagaaaaaATTTGGTTACAAGCAGGGTAAAAGCAAGagtacttttgatccaaagaaGGCTAAATGCTTTAAGTGTGGCAAGATAGGACACATAGTTGCTGATTGCTGGTCTAAGGGTGAAGG
This genomic interval carries:
- the LOC139902322 gene encoding WUSCHEL-related homeobox 4-like, which gives rise to MSVSRSSISSGGGGSGSRWCPTPEQVMLLEGMYRGGVKTPTATQIQQITARLSLYGKIQGKNVFYWFQNHKARDRQKIRKKLMAMYQHQRLHPPYNAPYDHHPLLIQNINIDDNNSSCKNMVKEWNVDQSSCMKLMCDCSLMRVMMMESTSPHCTRVPPKTLQLFPTTPINYPN